In the genome of Candida dubliniensis CD36 chromosome 3, complete sequence, the window aataaataatcatcGTTCATCATTTGACATTGACCCTTTACACAAACCAAGTAGTAACAATCATGAAAGTCAACTTCTGGAGACTAATAATAAGACTaaaccacaaccacaacctCAACCAATTACTGACCCTATTTTGATACCCCAAAAAACTATAaccaattcaacaacaactgaaACACCGAAAAGTATTCGAAGACATACTTCACCTATGCCTTTAATACCGAGAAGAAGTTTTGATGTCCAAGTTGGATCAtcaaaattacaaaaactCACTTCAAGAACCGATTCTGCCATTGCTTTGACTCGacattcaataaatatagATAGACCAACCAATAGAAGTACATTTGGTGGCACTGGTTCACCACGAGCTTTACCTATAAGTTCAACTCATGAAATTCAACGAATGAGagattcaattttattaaaacgACATATGAAGAAAAGACCAactgaagaagataaaGTTTTGGTGGGGAACAAAATCAGTGAAGGTCATGAAAATTTTGTCATGGCATATAATATGTTAACTGGTATAAGAGTAGCAGTTTCTAGATGTTCTGGAGTAATGAGAAAATTAACTGATGAAGATTTTACTGCAactaaaaaattatcatttaattttgatggTAGTGAATTAACTCCTAGTTCTAAATatgattttaaatttaaagatTATTGTCCTGAAGTATTTCGAGAATTGAGACAAATCTTTGGTATTGATCCAGCTGATTATTTAGTATCAATTACTGggaaatatatattatcaGAATTAGGATCACCAGGGAAATCAGGgtcatttttttattattcaagAGATTTCcgatttattattaaaaccATTCATCATTCTGAAcataaacaattattaagaATGTTGAAagattatcatcatcatgtTAAAGATAATCCTAATACATTAATATCACAATTTTATGGATTACATCGAGTGAAAATGCCAttatttggtggtggtagtcGTAAAGTACATTTTGTTGTTATGAATAATTTATTCCCACCTCATCGTGATATACATATTaaatatgatttaaaaGGTTCAACATGGGGTAGAAAAACTAGTGTATTTTCTGAATGggatgaaaaagaaatatcaaAACATACATTAAAAGATCTTAATTGGTTagaaagaaatcaaaaaattcaatttggtCCTGAAAAACgtcatattttttttaaacaattagaATCAGATgtaaaattattacaaaaaGTCAATGTAATGgattattcattattattagggATTCATGATGTTAAAAAAGGTAATAGTgctgatattgaaaaacaattatcaGTTTTTGAACCTAAATCATTTGATAAACGAGCACTTATAAATACTAATCCAAGAGATTTAGATCGTCAACAAGATTTACCAAATGATGTATTTCCTGGTCGATCTAAATATGTATTTTATGGACATGATGGAGGAATTCGTGCTactaatgaagaaaatattcCAACATCAGAGATTTATTATCTTGgtattattgattgtttaacaaattattctttgaaaaaaagattaGAAACATGTTGGAGAAGTTTAAGTCATCCAAGACAAACAATCCTGGCGGTTCCTGCGAAAGAATATGGTGATAGATTTTTagaatttataaaaaaaggtacaactcaattgaaaaagaaacggAATTAgaaggagaaaaaaaaagaaagtagGGATGGGGGCACAATGTTTCCTACACTAGTTTGTCTTCTAATTAGCATTGTTAAGTAATATTTATAACTAATGCTATTGGGAGGGGGTATactaattgaaaaaaaaaaaaaaaaaaaagggaatatgtcattttcaattcatttatttcttcttctccttTCTTACTTTTGGTTAACACGCGGctttatatatatgtacTTGTGTACATTAgcaatttttatttaactaacttattattaatgatagAGAGTTATTGTAGTTGTAAAGTTGTCCCCAACTATTTAACCATACAAATTCATAATATTGAACCAATGAGAGAAAGGAAGGTTGCGGTGTGCAAGACTggcgaaaaaaaaaaattgaagctttctatttttattttttatttttttttccatcaacaaatataacaacaacgacaacaacaacaattagCCAACCAATCAAAATAACTATTCCACATACAAACAGGAGATTACTCTTATTCGTTGAGAAATGTCATCattgaatcaatatatAAGGCCAGTTAAGTCAAGACTACTGTATATATCTTTCATTAgaaatatatcaattacTCAATCATCCATTAACTCCACCATCAAAGACAATGAGAGTATTTCCAAAACCACTACTATTCCAGAAAATATTCAACAAGCTAAAGAATTAGCAGGATATAGAGCTTTAGAAGTACCTGAATTCAAAGTATTAGGATCAACATCAAATGGTGGTAATAgtacttcttcttcttgttcttcttcaattctATCGATAAATGTTCCACCTTCAGTACCAATTTATATTAGACGAggatcattattatcaatttatggaattcaagaaatttcatcaattgattcagtTAGAAGTCAATTacaatttccaaatttttgGCAAAGATTAATTTATGGAGGTTATATATCTGGttatcaaaaattgatttctaCTACtccattttcattattaattagtTCCAAATCAAGAACCATTATGAATGGTGGTAATAGTAGTACTGAAAAACTGTTTgttaatttaatattggATGGGACTACTGATTGGGCAATATTGGATAAATCGGCATTACAAGT includes:
- a CDS encoding 1-phosphatidylinositol-4-phosphate kinase, putative (Similar to S. cerevisiae MSS4;~In S. cerevisiae: involved in actin cytoskeleton organization and cell morphogenesis); its protein translation is MLQISSISQTFKFKSKNSTSSQSLNQSKDTSDTLNILSEEQQQQQSLSSNMLSTIGPSPRPPSDHFHNNSSKSDKNSSSSTPFQTQPSDDELTIKLPLLTSENLLQRQEEEEEKQVQAQEGNPIEQSSNTNNNINNNNNNNNDNDNHCSPSTPTSFKGTRSETNSNYTHETTPSSLDHNDSKSTLPPSDTGYQFNLKINNHRSSFDIDPLHKPSSNNHESQLSETNNKTKPQPQPQPITDPILIPQKTITNSTTTETPKSIRRHTSPMPLIPRRSFDVQVGSSKLQKLTSRTDSAIALTRHSINIDRPTNRSTFGGTGSPRALPISSTHEIQRMRDSILLKRHMKKRPTEEDKVLVGNKISEGHENFVMAYNMLTGIRVAVSRCSGVMRKLTDEDFTATKKLSFNFDGSELTPSSKYDFKFKDYCPEVFRELRQIFGIDPADYLVSITGKYILSELGSPGKSGSFFYYSRDFRFIIKTIHHSEHKQLLRMLKDYHHHVKDNPNTLISQFYGLHRVKMPLFGGGSRKVHFVVMNNLFPPHRDIHIKYDLKGSTWGRKTSVFSEWDEKEISKHTLKDLNWLERNQKIQFGPEKRHIFFKQLESDVKLLQKVNVMDYSLLLGIHDVKKGNSADIEKQLSVFEPKSFDKRALINTNPRDLDRQQDLPNDVFPGRSKYVFYGHDGGIRATNEENIPTSEIYYLGIIDCLTNYSLKKRLETCWRSLSHPRQTISAVPAKEYGDRFLEFIKKGTTQLKKKRN